From a single Lolium rigidum isolate FL_2022 chromosome 7, APGP_CSIRO_Lrig_0.1, whole genome shotgun sequence genomic region:
- the LOC124670289 gene encoding protein LITTLE ZIPPER 3-like produces MDRLNVKLYMQNCYILQENERLRKKAQLLNQENQTLLTELKQRLARTAAATKAAGNAAGGGRTPLPDLNAAPPAHAVHEKAAPKSHKAAAN; encoded by the coding sequence ATGGACAGGCTGAACGTCAAGCTCTACATGCAGAACTGCTACATCCTCCAGGAGAACGAGCGCCTGCGCAAGAAGGCGCAGCTGCTCAACCAGGAGAACCAGACGCTGCTCACCGAGCTCAAGCAGCGGCTCGCCAGGACCGCCGCGGCGACCAAGGCCGCTGGCAATGCTGCTGGTGGTGGGCGTACGCCCCTCCCCGACCTCAACGCGGCTCCACCGGCGCATGCCGTCCATGAGAAGGCGGCTCCCAAGTCCCACAAGGCGGCCGCAAACTAG